One Candidatus Hydrogenedentota bacterium genomic region harbors:
- the mfd gene encoding transcription-repair coupling factor → MAVTLPTFSTVDEIVQRLKRKDTPRVEVVGPWGSGKSILALQVAATLKTPLLFITSGRLEAEGIHDDLCTFAGEDQAALFPAWEVLPTDTMSPADDIVAERMNTLKRLSKALDDGQPLFAVAPLRSLLQYVVNRKRLNEDSLTLKTGEEHDLDNLLARFIAMGYTREAMVEHRGDISVRGGIVDVFPISSELPYRVEFFGDEIDSIRRFEPETQRSVSRETELQILPRSEKALLSAKNSPEQFTALTDYFPKDTIVVVDEPLRLGEMAEELGNQLEGSPHHLPWEGALEKLGKFKQIHLAQIGYERDPDTPRYLAPMQSITGWAGQSGDFWEQLKAWDVQQFTVQLICVNTGERKRLLELLEEQGYRPGEDAFDLRVSIGRLQSGFTSNAEKLAVLSEREMFGRHYMRRKRRRFEAGQTITQFSDLKVGDYIVHADNGIGRYTGLRRIEGKAGDYMCIQYAGTDVMYVPVSQIDSIQKYSGGDGAMPKVDRLGGKTWSKKKAAVKKAVKDMTEELVKLYAAREGHTGYAFSADTPWQREFEDAFEYDETPDQARAIDDIKRDMESARPMDRLLCGDVGYGKTEVALRAAFKAVMDGKQVAILAPTTVLTQQHYQTCKERMADFPVRIELLNRFRTDKQQKETVDRVKAGEVDILIGTHRITSKDVKFKDLGLVIIDEEQRFGVGVKEKLKHLRNHVDVLTLSATPIPRTLHFSLIGVRDMSLINTAPNDRLPIHTAIEPWDSRVIEEAIERELAREGQVFFLHNRVQTIDKTAAAINKLVPRARVGIGHGQMAKHELEEIMSDFIAKKIDVLVCTTIIGSGIDIANANTIIVDRADTFGLGELYQIRGRVGRYKHRAFAYLLVPGHKALSEEAQLRLKALEDFSSLGSGFRIAMRDLEIRGCGNILGGEQSGNIATVGYETYKDLIAEAVAEHQGQPLRKRSLPPFDLQIDTFIPDEYVPTAQQKMTLYRRIAGVTSPEEIDELQAELKDRFGQPPAPVRRLLDVMRVRAFAGEAGAKSVVAAKTLIDIQFEGARFPDKQTQNRIYQTYGNAVEFAWRANPSITLKVDPEKDDLCAAAIELLKQIAED, encoded by the coding sequence ATGGCCGTAACACTGCCCACCTTCAGCACCGTGGACGAAATCGTCCAGCGACTCAAGCGCAAGGACACCCCGCGCGTCGAGGTCGTGGGACCCTGGGGCTCGGGCAAGTCCATTCTGGCGCTTCAAGTGGCGGCGACCCTGAAGACGCCCCTGCTCTTCATCACGTCCGGACGCCTCGAAGCCGAGGGCATCCACGACGACCTGTGCACTTTCGCGGGCGAGGATCAGGCCGCTCTCTTCCCCGCCTGGGAAGTGCTCCCGACCGATACCATGAGCCCCGCCGACGATATTGTCGCCGAGCGCATGAACACCCTGAAGCGCCTCTCCAAAGCGCTTGACGACGGCCAGCCCCTCTTCGCCGTGGCGCCCCTGCGCTCCCTGCTCCAGTACGTGGTAAACCGCAAACGCCTCAACGAAGACAGCCTCACGCTGAAAACGGGCGAAGAGCACGATCTGGACAATCTCCTGGCGCGCTTTATCGCCATGGGCTATACCCGCGAAGCCATGGTGGAGCACCGGGGCGACATCAGCGTCCGCGGCGGTATCGTGGACGTGTTCCCCATTTCGAGCGAGCTGCCCTATCGTGTGGAATTCTTTGGAGACGAGATCGACTCCATCCGCCGCTTCGAACCGGAAACCCAGCGCAGCGTTTCCCGCGAAACTGAGTTGCAAATCCTGCCTCGCTCGGAAAAGGCCCTCCTGTCGGCGAAAAACAGCCCGGAACAGTTTACCGCTCTGACCGACTACTTCCCGAAGGACACCATCGTCGTTGTCGACGAACCCCTCCGCCTCGGTGAAATGGCGGAGGAACTGGGCAATCAGTTGGAGGGCAGCCCCCACCACCTCCCCTGGGAAGGCGCGCTGGAAAAGCTCGGAAAGTTCAAGCAGATCCACCTGGCCCAGATCGGCTACGAGCGCGATCCGGATACGCCTCGCTACCTGGCCCCCATGCAGTCCATCACGGGCTGGGCCGGCCAGAGCGGCGACTTCTGGGAGCAATTGAAAGCCTGGGACGTCCAGCAGTTCACCGTACAGCTCATCTGCGTGAACACCGGCGAGCGCAAGCGCCTGCTGGAGTTGCTCGAAGAGCAGGGCTATCGGCCGGGAGAAGACGCCTTCGACCTCCGCGTTTCCATCGGCCGCCTCCAGTCGGGATTCACCTCCAACGCCGAAAAGCTCGCGGTGCTCAGCGAGCGCGAAATGTTCGGCCGCCATTATATGCGCCGAAAGCGCCGCCGCTTCGAAGCGGGCCAGACCATCACCCAGTTCAGCGATCTCAAGGTGGGCGACTATATCGTCCACGCCGACAACGGCATCGGGCGCTACACCGGCCTGCGCCGCATCGAGGGCAAGGCTGGCGACTATATGTGCATCCAGTACGCGGGCACCGACGTCATGTATGTGCCCGTCTCGCAGATCGACAGTATCCAGAAATACTCCGGCGGCGACGGGGCCATGCCCAAGGTGGACCGCCTCGGCGGCAAGACCTGGTCGAAGAAAAAGGCGGCGGTGAAGAAGGCGGTGAAGGACATGACCGAGGAACTGGTCAAGCTCTACGCGGCCCGGGAAGGCCACACGGGCTATGCCTTTTCGGCCGACACGCCCTGGCAGCGCGAGTTTGAAGACGCCTTCGAGTACGACGAAACCCCGGATCAGGCCCGCGCCATCGACGACATCAAGCGCGATATGGAATCGGCACGGCCCATGGACCGGCTGCTCTGCGGCGACGTGGGCTATGGCAAGACCGAAGTTGCCCTGCGCGCCGCCTTCAAAGCAGTCATGGACGGAAAGCAGGTGGCCATACTCGCCCCCACCACCGTGCTCACGCAACAGCACTACCAGACCTGCAAAGAGCGTATGGCGGACTTCCCTGTGCGCATTGAATTGCTCAACCGCTTCCGCACCGACAAGCAGCAGAAGGAAACGGTCGACCGCGTGAAGGCGGGCGAAGTCGATATCCTCATCGGCACCCACCGCATCACCTCGAAGGACGTCAAGTTCAAGGATCTCGGCCTCGTCATCATCGACGAAGAGCAGCGTTTCGGCGTCGGGGTCAAGGAGAAGCTCAAGCACCTGCGCAACCACGTGGACGTGCTCACCCTCTCCGCCACGCCCATTCCCCGCACGCTCCACTTCTCCCTCATTGGCGTGCGCGACATGAGCCTCATCAACACTGCGCCCAACGATCGCCTGCCCATCCACACCGCCATCGAGCCTTGGGATTCGCGGGTGATCGAGGAGGCCATCGAGCGCGAACTCGCCCGCGAGGGCCAGGTCTTCTTCCTCCACAATCGGGTCCAGACCATCGACAAGACGGCGGCGGCGATCAACAAGCTCGTCCCCCGGGCCCGCGTGGGGATTGGTCACGGCCAGATGGCCAAGCACGAGCTCGAAGAGATCATGAGCGACTTCATCGCCAAGAAGATCGATGTGCTCGTCTGCACCACCATCATAGGCTCGGGCATCGACATCGCGAACGCCAACACGATTATCGTCGATCGCGCCGATACCTTCGGCCTGGGCGAGCTCTACCAGATTCGGGGCCGCGTGGGCCGCTACAAACACCGCGCCTTCGCCTATCTGCTCGTTCCCGGCCACAAGGCCCTGAGCGAAGAAGCCCAACTGCGCCTGAAGGCCCTGGAAGACTTCTCCTCCCTCGGTTCGGGCTTCCGCATCGCCATGCGCGACCTGGAAATTCGCGGCTGCGGCAATATCCTCGGCGGCGAACAGAGCGGCAACATCGCCACCGTGGGCTATGAGACCTACAAGGACCTCATCGCGGAAGCGGTGGCCGAGCACCAGGGCCAGCCCTTGCGCAAGCGCAGCCTGCCGCCCTTCGACCTCCAAATCGACACCTTCATCCCCGACGAATACGTGCCCACGGCCCAGCAGAAAATGACGCTGTACCGCCGCATCGCGGGCGTCACCTCGCCCGAGGAGATCGACGAGTTGCAGGCGGAACTCAAGGATCGTTTCGGCCAGCCCCCCGCGCCCGTGCGGCGCTTGCTTGACGTCATGCGCGTCCGCGCCTTCGCCGGTGAAGCGGGCGCAAAGAGCGTCGTCGCCGCGAAGACCCTCATCGACATTCAGTTCGAGGGCGCCCGCTTTCCCGACAAGCAGACCCAGAACCGCATCTACCAGACCTACGGCAACGCCGTGGAGTTCGCCTGGCGCGCCAATCCCTCGATCACGTTGAAAGTCGATCCCGAGAAAGACGACCTCTGCGCGGCGGCGATAGAATTGCTGAAGCAGATTGCCGAGGACTGA
- a CDS encoding Rrf2 family transcriptional regulator → MERSLFPAIMNISARCEYACRAIVELGSHFDAQTTVTSQEIADRRQIPEKYLVHILLQLKRAGLVRSQRGSQGGYLLARPPEEVRLLDIVEAIDGGILDPLPVDDSGTASLRPAWKEVAVGIRGVLAEITVRKLMEKASSADMYYI, encoded by the coding sequence TTGGAACGGAGTCTATTTCCTGCCATCATGAACATTTCCGCGCGCTGTGAATATGCCTGTCGGGCCATCGTCGAGCTGGGTTCGCACTTTGACGCTCAAACGACGGTCACCTCTCAGGAAATTGCCGATCGGCGGCAGATCCCCGAGAAGTATCTGGTGCATATTCTGCTTCAATTGAAGCGCGCGGGGCTGGTGCGAAGCCAGCGGGGTTCTCAGGGGGGCTATCTGCTGGCCCGACCGCCGGAGGAGGTGCGGCTCCTGGATATCGTGGAGGCGATAGATGGGGGAATTCTCGATCCTCTGCCCGTGGACGATTCGGGAACGGCTTCACTGCGGCCCGCCTGGAAAGAGGTCGCGGTGGGAATCCGGGGTGTGCTGGCGGAGATCACGGTTCGGAAATTAATGGAGAAGGCCTCCAGCGCGGACATGTATTATATTTAG
- a CDS encoding response regulator, with translation MHNETILIVDDDPVNLMVLRRLISRKAPYRIIEAIDGQSALDLAQANPDLDLILLDVQMGEISGIDVCRILKNNPRTRAIPIILISAVHTDDASIAEGLDSGADGYITKPVDDNMLQAWLNASMRINALRRALANQAGPALGDLGTLLGFFAGLAHSVNNPLQGIMATGDLLGMEHEGNPEILEAVHAIQSNAEKIARLVEEASQQARAFSAARAST, from the coding sequence ATGCACAATGAAACTATACTCATCGTAGACGATGACCCGGTCAACCTCATGGTCCTGCGCAGGCTCATCAGCCGAAAGGCCCCCTACCGGATTATCGAGGCGATTGACGGCCAGTCCGCGCTGGATCTGGCCCAGGCCAATCCCGATCTCGACTTGATACTCCTCGACGTCCAAATGGGCGAGATCTCGGGCATCGATGTGTGCCGCATCCTCAAGAACAATCCCCGCACCCGAGCCATACCCATCATCCTGATTTCAGCCGTGCACACCGACGACGCAAGCATTGCCGAGGGGCTGGATTCCGGCGCCGATGGTTATATCACCAAGCCCGTCGACGACAACATGCTCCAGGCCTGGCTCAACGCCAGCATGCGCATCAACGCCCTGCGGCGCGCCCTGGCCAATCAGGCCGGACCCGCCCTGGGCGATCTGGGAACCCTCCTCGGTTTTTTCGCCGGCCTGGCCCATTCCGTCAACAATCCCCTGCAGGGCATCATGGCCACGGGCGACCTGCTGGGCATGGAGCACGAGGGCAACCCCGAAATTCTCGAAGCCGTACACGCCATTCAATCCAATGCCGAAAAAATCGCGCGGCTCGTCGAGGAGGCCAGCCAGCAGGCCCGGGCCTTCAGCGCCGCGCGCGCTTCCACCTGA
- a CDS encoding glycosyltransferase family 2 protein — protein MAPETQHPAPALSPDITAIVPCFNAGDRVRPVAEGILRQLPSLIVVDDGSTDGAIDAMHDLPLDILRLNPNRGKGHALLAGIRRALENSDCACICLLDADGQHNPTEIPRLYEAFKNTGADLVIGTRVFSGGHIPLRSRFGNKVTIFATALLLRHRLPDTQCGFRLLSRNFAERVLDVIEGGRYETEMAIIALAIRERRRIESVPISTIYEAGNASSHFRKFHDSYRIYARLFRAGWAAWMRPPGM, from the coding sequence ATGGCCCCCGAGACCCAGCACCCAGCGCCGGCCCTTTCCCCGGATATCACCGCCATCGTACCCTGTTTCAACGCCGGTGATCGCGTTCGCCCCGTGGCCGAGGGCATCCTGCGCCAACTCCCCTCGCTCATCGTCGTGGATGACGGCTCCACCGACGGCGCCATCGACGCCATGCACGATCTGCCCCTGGACATCCTCCGCCTCAACCCCAACCGGGGCAAGGGACACGCCCTGCTCGCAGGCATTCGACGCGCCCTGGAAAATTCAGACTGCGCCTGCATCTGCCTGCTCGACGCCGACGGGCAGCACAACCCCACCGAGATACCCCGGCTCTACGAGGCCTTCAAGAATACCGGAGCGGACCTCGTCATCGGAACCCGCGTCTTCTCCGGCGGCCACATCCCCCTGCGAAGCCGCTTCGGCAACAAGGTTACCATTTTCGCCACGGCCCTTCTGCTGCGCCACCGCCTCCCCGACACCCAGTGCGGTTTCCGGCTCCTTTCCCGCAACTTCGCCGAGCGGGTCCTCGATGTGATCGAAGGCGGGCGCTATGAAACCGAGATGGCCATTATCGCACTCGCCATCCGGGAACGCAGGCGCATCGAATCCGTGCCGATCAGCACCATCTATGAAGCGGGCAACGCCTCCTCCCACTTCCGGAAGTTTCACGACTCCTACCGCATCTACGCACGCCTCTTCCGGGCCGGCTGGGCCGCCTGGATGCGCCCCCCGGGGATGTAA
- a CDS encoding galactose mutarotase: MGKTLLALGALLLSAGLAAADEGKKMGIEVAPYGTTKDGVAVKQYTLTNANGLKAVLIEYGAIMVSLETPDRDGKLANITLACKDLAGYEAHSPYFGAIAGRCANRIAKGKFSLDGKDYALAVNNPPNHLHGGLKGFDKVVWASEGFTTENGVGVKFTYLSKDMEEGYPGNLTSVVKYTLTNDNELSFDYEATTDKATVVNLTQHSYWNLGGHGAGTILDHELTLNAAQYTPNDPTAIPTGEIAPVAGTPLDFTKATAIGARIDQVEGGYDLNFVLNDTSTNLHLAASVSDPKSGRVMEIHTTEPGIQFYSGNFLDGSFEGLDGVIYPKHSGFCLETQHYPDSINKPEWPTVVLKPGETYRHHTVHKFSVK, encoded by the coding sequence ATGGGCAAGACCCTACTGGCGCTTGGCGCGCTGTTGCTGTCCGCGGGCCTGGCCGCGGCGGATGAAGGAAAGAAAATGGGCATCGAAGTGGCCCCCTACGGCACGACGAAAGATGGTGTCGCGGTAAAGCAGTACACCCTGACCAACGCCAACGGCCTGAAGGCGGTGCTGATCGAGTACGGCGCGATCATGGTCTCCCTGGAGACTCCCGACCGCGACGGCAAACTGGCGAACATCACGCTGGCCTGCAAGGACCTGGCGGGGTACGAGGCCCACAGCCCCTATTTCGGCGCCATCGCCGGACGCTGCGCGAACCGCATCGCCAAGGGCAAATTCTCGCTCGATGGCAAGGACTACGCCCTCGCCGTGAACAATCCCCCCAATCATCTCCACGGCGGCCTGAAGGGCTTCGACAAGGTCGTGTGGGCTTCCGAGGGCTTCACCACGGAAAACGGTGTGGGCGTGAAGTTCACCTACCTCAGCAAGGACATGGAAGAAGGCTACCCCGGCAACCTGACCAGCGTGGTGAAGTACACCCTGACCAACGACAACGAACTGAGCTTCGACTATGAAGCCACGACCGACAAAGCCACCGTGGTCAACCTCACCCAGCACAGCTACTGGAACCTGGGCGGCCACGGCGCGGGGACCATCCTCGATCACGAACTCACCCTCAACGCCGCCCAGTACACCCCCAACGACCCCACCGCCATCCCCACGGGCGAGATTGCCCCGGTGGCCGGCACCCCCCTGGACTTCACCAAAGCCACGGCCATCGGCGCACGCATCGATCAGGTGGAAGGCGGCTACGACCTCAACTTCGTCCTGAACGACACATCCACCAACCTCCACCTCGCCGCGAGCGTCTCCGACCCCAAATCGGGCCGCGTAATGGAAATCCACACCACGGAGCCGGGCATCCAGTTCTATTCCGGCAATTTTCTGGACGGCAGCTTCGAGGGCCTCGACGGTGTGATCTACCCCAAGCACAGCGGCTTCTGCCTCGAAACCCAGCACTACCCCGACAGCATCAACAAGCCCGAATGGCCCACCGTGGTTCTCAAACCCGGCGAGACCTACCGCCACCACACGGTGCACAAGTTTTCCGTAAAGTAG